The genomic region CGAACCGTTTTTTTTTTTTTAATCTAGATCCATTCGGATCATGTGTTTAAAAATACATAATCCGAACGGCATAAATTAAACGGTTCGAATCATGGATCCTATTTTTAGAAAATGGATCCGATCCGAACACAGCCCTATTAATTGATATTAGCAGAACTATCATATGTAGAGAGCAAAAGGTTCTATGTTTGCATGTGTTATGATTATGTTTTGTGTAATCAAACCTTGTTTTCTTGTCCCTTATCCTTTTTGTTAACTATGGCTTTTCATCATATGTGCAGCTAATGAAACTGCTTGAAGGTTTCGCTGACATGGAAAAACAAAATAAAGCTGTTTCTGATGCTCTGGTGGTTGAAGAAGTTGAGTATAAAAAGAAGAAAATTGTACAAGATGAAGTATCTTGTGTGCTCAATCTTCGTATCCTGTTCAAACATCCAATCCATCCAATACCTCCCTCTGAGATTTTAATGGCTGCTTCTTCCTCCGAAAATACAAATACAGTTGACAGCAACACTGCTTCTTCATTATATGAGCTAATGGAACTGCTTGAAGGTAAACCTGAACTGATTGAGGGGGATGCAAGAATCCAAGATGTGCTTGTTAACAGTGATGTGGGCAATCCTGAGGTAGAAGTCAAAGCGGTGGGTGATGCAATATCTATTCAAATTGATGAATTTGGCTCCCAGCAGGAACTCCAAAATGGTGTTTCAGAAAATATGGAGAAGTTCTTTTGCTCCCAGGCATCAGCTCATGGAATTGAAATGGCCCGGAATTTCTGCGCAATATCATCAGAATTTTATACTACAGAGGAAGCTTGGCAAGGTGAGGGTGCTAGCATGTCTGAACCGCTTGCTCAGCCTAATTATGAAGAGGAAGATCAGGAACAGTCTGCAAAAGATGTATCTGGGTCGGCTACTGCCACAACCACGTCGCAACTACAAACACCAAATGCAAAGTCAAGAAAACAGGAATGGAAGAATATGCAAGCATCAGGTCCATCTTCCCCGTCATTAGGTGTGCTCAACTCAGTAGAGTCCTTCAATGAAGCAGGTGGGAGTTTGAGTCCCCCCTCTAGAGAAGCTGCAGTTCCTCAACGTACGGCCATGCATGATCTGGTAAAACAGGTGGGCATTTAATTATCTTGCACATGTCTACTCACGTACCAATTATTTTCGGCTTAAGTTAGTAAAGCAGGCTTAGTATCTTCTCCAAAATTATGCTACTGCCATTTAAGTCGGTCTTCAAGTCATTTATTATTTGGTGAACTGGTATATTAGTATGTTATTTTGTGTCTCATTTCGCCTGCCTATATCATGGGATGAGCAAAAGGTTCTATGTTTGCATGTGTTGTGGTTGTGTTTTTTGTAATCAAACCTTGTTTTCTTGTCCAGTATCCTTTCTGTTAACCATGGCTTTTCATCATATGTGCAGCTATGTGATGAGGAAAGAGAATACTTGCAAAAGCTGAGGGCAAAGGCGGCTACTGTCTTAGATAGAATAAAGAAGGAAGAAGCTGAAAAGAAGAATAAAATTGCAAAAGATGAAGTATCTAGTGTGCTCAATCTTCCTATCATGTTCAAACATCCAATCCCTGGGGATGCGAGAATCCAAGATGTGCTTGTTAACAGTGATGTGGGTAATCCTGAGGTAGAAGTCAAGGTTGTGGGTGATGCAAGATCTACTCAAATTGAGGAATTTGGCTGTCAGCAGGAACTCCAAAATGCTGTTTCAGAAGATACGAAGTTCTTTTGCTCCCAGGCATCAGATCTTGGAATTGTAATGGCCCGGAATTTCCCTGCAATATCATCAGAAATTTGTATTACAGAGGAAGCTCGGCAAGATGATGGTGCCAGCATGTCTGAACCACTTGCTCAGCTTCATTATGTAGAGGAAGATCAGGAACAGTCTGCAAAAGATGAATCTGGGTCGGCGACTGCCACAACCACGTCGCAACTACAAACACCAAATGCAAAGTCAAGAAAACAGGAATGGAAGATTATGCAAATATCAGGTCCATCTTCCCCATCATTAGGTGTGCTCAACTCAGTAGAGTCTTTCAATGAAGCAGGTGGGAGTTTGAGTCCCCCCTCAAGAGAAGCTGCAGTTCCTCGACGTACGGCCATGCATGATCTGGTAAAACAGGTGGGCATTTAATTATCTTGCACATGTCTGCTCACGTACCAGTTATTTTCGGCTTAAGTTAGTAAAGCAGGCTTAGTATCTTCTCCAAAATTATGCTACTGCCATTTAAGTTGGTCTTCAAGTCATTTGTTATTTGGTGAACTGGTATATTAGTATGTTAATTTGTGTCTCATTCACCTGCCTTTATCATGGGATGAGCAAAAGGTTCTATGTTTGCATGTGTTGTGGTTGTGTTTTGTGTAATCAAGCCTTGTTTTCTTGTCCAGTATCCTTTCTGTTAACTATGGCTCCTCATCATATGTGCAGCTATGTGATGAGGAAAAAGAATACTTGCAAAAGCTGAGGGCAAGGGCGGCTACTGTCTTAGATAGAATAAAGAAGGAAGAAGCTGAAAAGAAGAAGAAAATTGCAAAAGATGAAGTATCTAGTGTGCTCAATCTTCCTATCATGTTCAAACGTCCAATCCATGGGGATGCGAGAATCCAAGATGTGCTTGTTAACAGTGATGTGGGTAATCCTGAGGTAGAAGTCAAGGTTGTGGGTGATGCAAGATGTACTCAAATTGAGGAATTTGGCTGCCAGCAGGAACTCCAAAATGCTGTTTCAGAAGATAAGAAGTTCTTTTGCTCCCAGGCATCAGACCTTGGAATTGTAATGGCCCGGAATTTCCCTGCAATATCATCAGAATTTTGTATTACAGAGGAAGCTTGGCAAGGTGATGGTGCCAGCATGTCTGAACCACTTGCTCAGCTTCATTATGTAGAGGAAGATCAGGAACAGTCTGCAAAAGATGAATCTGGGTTGGCGACTGCCACAACCACATTGCAACTACAAACACCAAATGCAAAGTCAAGAAAACAGGAATGGAAGATTATGCAAATATCAGGTCCATCTTCCCTGTCATTAGGTGTGCTCAACTCAGTAGAGTCCTTCAATGAAGCAGGTGGGAGTTTGAGTCCCCCCTCAAGAGAAGCTGCAGTTCCTCAACGTACGGCCATGCATGATCTGGTAAAACAGGTGGGCATTTAATTATCTTGCACATGTCTATTCACGTACCAATTATTTTTGGCTTAAGTTAGTAAAGCAGTCTTAGTATCTTCTCCAAAATTATGCTACTGCCATTTAAGTCGGTCTTCAAGTCATTTATTATTTGGTGAACTGGTATATTAGTATGTTATTTTGTGTCTCATTTCACCTGCCTATATCTTGGGATGAGCAAAAGGTTCTATGTTTGCATGTGTTGGGGTTGTGTTTTGTGTAACCAAACCTTGTTTTCTTGTCCAGTATCCTTTCTGTTAACTATGGTTTTTCATCATATGTGCAGCTATGTGATAAGGAAAGAGAATACTTGCAAAAGCTGAGGGCAAGGGCGGCTACTGTCTCAGATAGAATGAAGGATGAAGAAGCTGAAAAGAAGAAGAAAATTGCAAAAGATGAAGTATCTGGTGTGCTCAATCCTCGGATCATGTTCAAACATCCAACCCATCCAATAACTCCCTCTGAGATTTTAATGGGTGCTTCTCCCTCTGAGAGTACAAGTACATGGGCAGCTAATGGAACTGGTTGGTGGTAAACCTGATCGAACTGCTTGAGGGGGATGCGAGAATCCAAGATGTGCTTGTTAACAGTGGTGTGGGTAATCCTGAGGTAGAAGTCAAAGTTGTGGGGAAGCAGGATCTACCCAAATTGATGAATATGGCTCCCAACGGGAACTCCAAAATGCTGGTTCAAAAGTTCTACGTTGTTTATTATTAACAATTATCCAAAGTACTAATTTATTGATGACAGTTAAGAATTTCTAGACCTTCATGATCATTTACTTATTGTTTGTAATGACTGGATGTATTGATTAGGTATCTCGGGTGTATTGTAGTATTGTATTGTAGTTTAGTATTTATATTTTTTTTTTATCATATATTACAACTTCGTGAGTCGAATTCAGTGTTCTATTTATTAATAAGAAGAGATTATGCCGTTAGACCAAATGGTATTGGGTTAGTAATCAGATCTTTAGATTTAATGCTGTTAGATCAAATGGTACTGGGTTAATATTCAGATCTTTTGATTTAATAAGAAATGTTGTATTTATACAGATTTATATATTTTGGATACTCATAGATTTTAAAACTTAAATTTTTTAAGGATTTTTAAAAACAAATTATAAACTAGCATGGACTCATGAAATTCGATAAACATTTTATGATTCATCATTCATCAATATAAACATGCAACTTAAGTAGATAAAAAACAGTATAACATGAAAACTTCTCAAATTAAGCTCCGTATTACATATTATGGAAAAGAAATAAAGGATTCTTGTTGATATGAGATCATTTTAAAAAGCCCTCTGACCTTTCTTTTTTCTATTTTTTAATAAAAACAATTTTATCATTTATAATCAAATAGAGGTTACAAAGTGATTCGATCCGCAGTTTTGTGTTTAGAGGGTGAATATATCATTGGAGTCGCTAATGGGTATGACCCTCGTTACAAAATTCTGCTGACAAGACTAAAGTGAATATGTTTTCAAAAAAGAAGAATGGTGCTAGCATGCCATGTCCTTAACTTGCCCAAATATTTGGCAAGGGAAGGGGTGTATCTGTGCCATTCTAGCTTGAGTATCAATGAAATTGAAGTATGATTTTACCTGTCAAATTTGAATAAAGGATACAAAACATAGAGAGCTAGATTATATTTTCCAAATGTTCATTACATAAATTTGAAACATAAACAAGCAAATCCAGCAAATGCCATTGACCTAATTGCTACAGAGCTCGGCAGCTTCCCCTTGTCCATCCTTAGGTATAGCGCTTCGTATAACGGTTGGTTAATGACAATCAAAACCACACATAGAAGAATCTGCAAGAACATTGCCTCATAAACTTCTGCAATGCCCTTTGTTCCAGTGATTGCTTCCTTCACAAACCAGGCAAAGCAGTATAAATTGAGCAATGCAAGTGTTGCAAGCACGACGAACATTGGAGACGAGCTCCCGAATTCCATGATCTCTTTCTCGTATCGTTCGGACACATCTTCATCGGACACCTTCACTGTTATTACAAATCCTGAATCAGTGTATCCAAGGTTGTGTACAATGGTGTCGATGAAGGCAAAGAGATAGGAGGTTGTTCTCTGGTAAAGCCATATACGTTGTTCGTTCCACCAACCTAAGCTCGTTCCTCCACACCACCGATACTCCACGAAGCTCCCAACTGTTCTTAGTCAATTATAACATACGCAAATGGTATGATCCATCGGCTTGAAATCTAATCCCACAAGACAAAACTTGTAATCAGAAACATGCATGCATGTAAATTGTGACAAATTATAATGAGAACTATATATACCTGAGGAAACAAGGATGTGCCTCTAAGGAGGCTAAGTGAAGGGAGAATCGAGTAGATTAGTGTTGCCCAACAATTAGCTGCCCATAGGTTGTAGCGAAGGTATCCAAGTTGATGGCCTAAACTAATCTTTCCGTGGCCATACCATAAGACATTGAACTTAGAGAGAGTAATCTGAAGGTTCCCCTCAGACCATCTCTTATGCATCACAAGTGCATGAAGCAATGTGGTTGGAGCTAATCCTAAGAAAGCTTTTCTTGTTGGATTGCAATGCACTGATTTCCATCCTCGGCATTGGATCGATAACCCCGTTATCACATCTTCGACGGGACTCCCATATTTCAATCCCATCTGCAGAACATTAAGATTTCTTTGCTCAATTTTGAGTACTGCTACATTTTGAAAAATGTGTGTGGTACGTTAATAGAGAGTGGGATACCTCTTTTCCCCATATAGTGTTCTCTTCAAATGTACAACTTGCAAGACTCTTTGATGTTTCTTCTAATTCATGAATGGCGATTTCTTCTCTTCTTTCTTTATCCCATTTCATCATTTCACTCTTACATCCCTCGATACATTTCTTCCCACAAAGAGTTTCTCTTCTGTGAAAGCAGCCACTTCCAATATATAACATCCCCCCATAATTATCCAGACCATGGCCTTCCACCTTCATGCAGTATATACCAAAACAATAAGAAGTCCAATAAATGATATGATATGAAACAGTTAATCGAAAATTTTGCTTATAATATCTCCATGATCATATATATAACTCACCTCATTAAGAACTCGTAATGAAGCGTATAATTCATTCTTAGTAAGGTTGTCGAAATTCTGCGGGAACTGTACGTATGCAATCTCATGGCCTTGTTCTTCATCCATCAAGAAGCAAAGTGCGTCCCTTATGGCCATGGAGTTGTTCGAATACATGTCACAGTCTACATTAAGAAGTAACTTCCCATTGCTAATGCTCGATGATACCCTAATCTGCATAATGAATTGTCCTCTGTATATATACAAATTTGTGATCGTTTATTTGTATGATTGCAGTTGAATTCCTCACCAGTGCATTCATAGCGCCAGCTTTGAAGTT from Fragaria vesca subsp. vesca linkage group LG3, FraVesHawaii_1.0, whole genome shotgun sequence harbors:
- the LOC101292878 gene encoding uncharacterized protein LOC101292878, coding for MKLLEGFADMEKQNKAVSDALVVEEVEYKKKKIVQDEVSCVLNLRILFKHPIHPIPPSEILMAASSSENTNTVDSNTASSLYELMELLEGKPELIEGDARIQDVLVNSDVGNPEVEVKAVGDAISIQIDEFGSQQELQNGVSENMEKFFCSQASAHGIEMARNFCAISSEFYTTEEAWQGEGASMSEPLAQPNYEEEDQEQSAKDVSGSATATTTSQLQTPNAKSRKQEWKNMQASGPSSPSLGVLNSVESFNEAGGSLSPPSREAAVPQRTAMHDLVKQLCDEEREYLQKLRAKAATVLDRIKKEEAEKKNKIAKDEVSSVLNLPIMFKHPIPGDARIQDVLVNSDVGNPEVEVKVVGDARSTQIEEFGCQQELQNAVSEDTKFFCSQASDLGIVMARNFPAISSEICITEEARQDDGASMSEPLAQLHYVEEDQEQSAKDESGSATATTTSQLQTPNAKSRKQEWKIMQISGPSSPSLGVLNSVESFNEAGGSLSPPSREAAVPRRTAMHDLVKQLCDEEKEYLQKLRARAATVLDRIKKEEAEKKKKIAKDEVSSVLNLPIMFKRPIHGDARIQDVLVNSDVGNPEVEVKVVGDARCTQIEEFGCQQELQNAVSEDKKFFCSQASDLGIVMARNFPAISSEFCITEEAWQGDGASMSEPLAQLHYVEEDQEQSAKDESGLATATTTLQLQTPNAKSRKQEWKIMQISGPSSLSLGVLNSVESFNEAGGSLSPPSREAAVPQRTAMHDLVKQLCDKEREYLQKLRARAATVSDRMKDEEAEKKKKIAKDEVSGVLNPRIMFKHPTHPITPSEILMGASPSESTSTWAANGTGWW